A genomic stretch from Sphingobacterium sp. ML3W includes:
- a CDS encoding two-component regulator propeller domain-containing protein, with protein sequence MKNTMFKLGDDVMKYLKIVFLFGILVNIFLLTDVLAQPRSQVNKRSYTMDQGLSSNRIYSIVQDSIGFIWIGTNDGLNRFDGTRFRSFRYDSKSSNCISSNSVMDLLIAADQKLWIALDNGVDIYDPYSDTFKKFVLKTAKGEAINGRVLTIIQDKSGDIWIGTSTDGLFRYLSKKKKLLRYTHNNLNNNTVLEDRIIALCEDSERNIWIGTYSQGLSRYSKKTNSFTHFKKTASPTSISDNSIQKIFEDSYGYLWIGTFQQGIDRFDKSTSTFLHFPPSGQNTLLYHIQGMREYQPGKLIVSSDNGVGIYDNIEGNLQYSNLNTSDFSFSNNKFVYDIFKDREGGLWLGSYFDGLAYFPPAQNNFKHYELKNSHGLGKVVNSILELDNGQFLVGTDDNGIHTFDSKTGKIVPFRSASDINATYYCIHDLLQEGDKLFTATYERGLEVIDLNTKAVKSYLHDPNDPSSIPSSRIFSLFKSSNGRIYIGTGSGVCYYNREQDNFVRLEPKFLVLAFAEDAENNIWIATNNKGLYKYNVKEKTYKKYEYNPANKSSLIRNTLTSLTSDANGNIWVGSNGYGLCRYDKKSDSFIRFEQLNLPNQIISSIVPDGNMFWVATNKGLVSMDNNGKNIKLYTKSNGLFNEQFTPQAFCLSSTGRLMFGTANGFCQFSPNKLVENKYVPPVVITSLSINNKVVSPQLPGSPISKPIELTSSLNLNYNQSTISVEFASLSYVDPSQTMYKYKLEGFDEEWHEVSRDANSITFTNLPAGKYKLLLKNTNSDHLWSDHSLQLDIKVNPHFLKSKPAIIIYCIVLIALIIFLIRYLLNRSEERHHEQIKKVELDAERQIYDSKLEFFTNIAHEIRTPLSLIIGPIEYISKSKEIKDNYGEYLSIVQLNYRRLYSLITQLLDFRKVDTGNYRLTYSFIDLTQLIDEVRSMFKIAAVQSNIKFETCMASDHLHLYSDKEALIKILSNLISNALKFAHENVTLSAYEENDWTVISIEDDGRGIGHAERENIFKAFYQVSENGSMFNSGIGVGLHLTKSLIEMLGGEIAVLDREEQKQGTNFLVKIPTRREQWDQKLDIAIPLDLQSVEPQEVIRNIEGYYEAHDMTIVNDKKTVLVVDDNIEVLEFLSKILTEEYFVITALNGLRALEILKEQTVDLIVSDIMMEDMDGLKLCRQIKRDIDISHIPIVLLSAKHDIETKLEGLEIGTDAYVEKPFSPFQLKAQLKNLLEKREELKKRYASTPNLEAKVTTHNKMDEEFIERCLAIINENLDDSGFSIEKLASEMAMSRTSLFSKVKAITGMTPNDFIKVTRLKEACKLLKEGKYRVTEIGYLVGFGSPSYFTKCFSKQFGMLPTDYVKM encoded by the coding sequence ATGAAGAATACGATGTTTAAATTGGGTGATGATGTAATGAAATATTTAAAGATTGTTTTTCTCTTTGGAATTCTAGTAAATATCTTTCTTCTTACCGATGTTTTAGCTCAGCCTAGGAGTCAAGTTAACAAGCGCAGTTATACAATGGATCAAGGTCTGTCGTCTAATAGGATATACAGCATTGTACAGGATTCGATAGGTTTTATCTGGATTGGAACCAACGATGGCCTTAATAGATTCGACGGAACGCGATTTAGAAGTTTTAGGTATGACAGCAAGTCCTCCAATTGTATTTCCAGTAACAGTGTAATGGATCTCCTTATTGCCGCTGATCAAAAACTATGGATTGCCCTGGACAACGGTGTTGATATCTATGATCCCTATTCGGATACTTTTAAAAAGTTTGTTTTGAAGACTGCTAAAGGGGAAGCAATCAACGGGCGTGTATTGACAATTATTCAGGATAAATCAGGAGATATCTGGATAGGTACATCCACAGACGGTTTATTTCGTTATTTATCAAAAAAGAAAAAACTTCTCAGATATACGCATAATAACTTAAATAATAATACTGTTCTTGAAGATCGTATTATCGCTCTGTGTGAAGATAGTGAACGAAATATCTGGATAGGAACCTATAGTCAAGGGTTAAGTCGATACTCAAAAAAGACCAATAGCTTTACTCATTTTAAGAAAACAGCATCACCGACAAGTATTTCTGATAATTCAATTCAAAAAATTTTTGAAGACAGTTATGGCTACTTGTGGATTGGTACTTTTCAGCAAGGAATTGATCGTTTTGATAAGTCTACTTCGACCTTTTTACATTTTCCTCCATCTGGACAGAATACACTATTATACCATATTCAGGGCATGCGCGAATACCAGCCTGGAAAACTTATCGTGAGTTCGGATAATGGCGTCGGTATATATGATAATATTGAAGGAAATCTCCAATATTCAAATTTAAATACTTCCGACTTTTCTTTTTCAAATAATAAGTTTGTTTATGACATATTTAAAGACCGTGAAGGAGGACTGTGGTTGGGATCCTACTTCGATGGGTTGGCCTATTTTCCGCCAGCTCAGAATAATTTTAAACATTATGAACTAAAAAATTCTCATGGTTTAGGAAAAGTTGTCAATAGTATTTTGGAATTGGATAACGGACAGTTTCTTGTCGGTACAGATGACAATGGAATTCATACTTTTGATTCAAAAACAGGAAAGATCGTACCGTTCCGTTCTGCAAGCGATATAAATGCCACCTATTATTGTATCCATGATTTATTGCAGGAAGGTGATAAGCTTTTTACCGCTACTTATGAACGAGGTCTGGAAGTTATTGATCTGAATACTAAAGCGGTAAAGTCTTATCTTCATGATCCAAATGATCCTAGTTCGATCCCCTCATCCCGTATATTCTCATTGTTCAAAAGTAGCAATGGGAGGATTTATATCGGTACTGGAAGCGGGGTATGTTATTATAATCGGGAACAGGATAATTTTGTGCGTTTAGAACCAAAATTCCTAGTTTTAGCTTTTGCAGAGGATGCTGAAAATAATATTTGGATTGCTACAAATAATAAGGGGCTATACAAATATAATGTAAAAGAGAAAACCTATAAGAAATACGAATATAATCCTGCAAATAAGTCAAGTTTAATACGGAATACATTGACATCATTAACATCGGATGCAAATGGAAATATATGGGTTGGATCAAACGGTTACGGACTTTGTAGATATGACAAGAAAAGTGATAGTTTTATTCGATTTGAACAGCTGAATCTTCCTAATCAGATTATATCGTCTATTGTACCGGATGGTAATATGTTTTGGGTGGCGACGAATAAGGGGTTAGTATCTATGGATAATAATGGAAAGAATATCAAATTATATACAAAATCAAATGGTTTATTTAATGAACAATTTACTCCTCAGGCTTTCTGTTTATCGAGTACAGGGAGGCTTATGTTTGGAACGGCTAATGGATTTTGTCAATTTTCCCCAAACAAACTCGTTGAAAATAAATATGTTCCGCCAGTCGTAATTACGAGTTTGTCCATAAATAATAAAGTGGTTTCACCACAATTACCTGGCAGTCCAATAAGTAAACCTATTGAGTTAACTAGCTCTTTAAATCTTAATTACAACCAGTCCACGATTTCAGTAGAATTTGCCTCCCTTAGTTATGTAGATCCTTCACAGACCATGTACAAATACAAATTGGAAGGATTTGATGAGGAGTGGCATGAGGTGAGCAGGGACGCAAATTCCATTACATTTACCAATCTTCCTGCCGGTAAGTATAAACTTTTACTGAAAAATACCAATAGTGACCATTTATGGTCAGATCATAGTCTTCAACTTGACATTAAAGTTAATCCTCATTTTCTAAAGTCAAAACCGGCAATCATCATATATTGTATTGTATTGATAGCGCTGATTATTTTCCTTATCAGATATCTGCTGAATAGGTCTGAAGAAAGACATCATGAACAGATTAAAAAAGTTGAATTAGATGCAGAGCGGCAGATTTATGATTCCAAGCTTGAGTTTTTTACAAATATAGCCCATGAGATTAGAACACCATTAAGTTTGATTATAGGCCCTATAGAATATATTTCAAAATCGAAGGAAATCAAAGATAATTATGGCGAATATCTTTCCATTGTCCAGCTCAATTACAGAAGACTCTATTCTTTAATTACCCAATTACTGGATTTTCGAAAGGTTGATACAGGCAATTACCGGCTTACTTATTCTTTTATCGATTTGACACAATTGATAGATGAAGTTCGATCAATGTTTAAAATCGCGGCGGTTCAAAGTAACATAAAATTTGAAACTTGTATGGCAAGCGACCATTTGCATTTATATTCAGATAAGGAAGCTTTAATTAAGATATTAAGTAATTTGATATCCAATGCACTGAAATTTGCACATGAAAATGTGACGTTATCTGCTTATGAGGAAAACGATTGGACTGTTATTTCAATCGAAGATGATGGAAGGGGGATTGGACATGCTGAGCGGGAAAACATTTTTAAGGCTTTTTATCAAGTGAGTGAGAACGGGAGTATGTTTAATAGTGGAATAGGAGTCGGTCTGCATTTAACAAAAAGCTTAATCGAAATGTTAGGGGGGGAGATTGCTGTTCTGGACAGAGAGGAGCAAAAACAGGGTACAAATTTTTTGGTGAAGATTCCAACCAGAAGAGAGCAATGGGATCAAAAACTCGATATAGCAATACCTTTAGATTTACAGTCTGTGGAACCCCAAGAGGTCATCAGGAATATTGAGGGATATTATGAAGCACATGACATGACCATTGTCAACGACAAGAAAACCGTGCTTGTTGTGGATGATAATATTGAAGTGCTTGAGTTTCTTAGCAAGATCTTGACAGAGGAGTATTTTGTAATTACTGCATTGAATGGATTAAGAGCGTTAGAGATACTCAAAGAGCAGACAGTCGATCTGATCGTTAGTGATATTATGATGGAAGATATGGATGGGCTTAAGCTATGCCGTCAGATCAAACGTGATATCGATATATCGCATATTCCTATTGTATTGCTTTCAGCCAAACATGATATTGAAACCAAATTAGAAGGATTGGAGATTGGTACCGATGCTTATGTAGAAAAGCCTTTTTCTCCTTTCCAGCTTAAAGCACAACTTAAGAATCTGCTTGAAAAGCGGGAGGAATTAAAGAAAAGGTATGCATCTACGCCAAATTTAGAAGCGAAGGTTACGACACATAATAAAATGGATGAAGAATTTATTGAGCGTTGTTTGGCTATTATCAATGAGAATCTTGATGACTCGGGGTTTTCAATAGAAAAACTAGCGTCAGAAATGGCTATGAGCCGTACCTCCTTATTTTCGAAAGTTAAGGCTATCACGGGAATGACGCCCAATGACTTTATTAAAGTGACAAGACTGAAGGAAGCATGTAAATTATTAAAAGAAGGTAAGTATCGTGTGACAGAGATCGGTTATCTCGTTGGATTTGGTTCACCTTCATATTTCACAAAATGTTTTTCGAAACAATTTGGCATGCTACCGACGGATTACGTTAAAATGTGA
- a CDS encoding glycoside hydrolase family 3 N-terminal domain-containing protein: protein MKKMIFLCCILYSNLIVAQNIKSKEREKERFVSGLMKKMTLEEKVGQLWQVAGGFATGPNGSNIGSLKVIAQGRIGSVLNVSGVKNIRKYQEAAMQSRLKIPLVFGMDVIHGFRTGFPIPLGEAASFDLDLIQKGAHWTGTAAAAAGLNWTFAPMVDISWDARWGRVLEGAGEDPFYGSQVAVARVRGLQGDNLSNTNTIMACVKHFAGYGAPIAGKDYNSVDMSMGHFANFYMPPYKAAAEAGAATFMSAFNDFNNIPSTANPFLLRNLLKEKWHFKGFVVSDWGSVGELMNHRVAADKKEAAIKAISAGLDMEMVSNCYFENLVDLVKEKKVSIEVVDDAVQRILYKKFELGLFEDPFRYCDENREKETVESASSRDIARSISERSIVLLKKSDNILPFQKDLKSIALIGPLAKSKKDMCGAWSTANVNNVITLHEAMKNRGVQVNYAEGYDLGNNKIVNYDSTLLAVEKSDVVVVAIGERASESGEMRSKTDISIAAQQQELVSRLIKTGKPVVVLLMCGRPVIFNEVRDQAPNILLTWWLGSEAGPAICNVLWGDYNPSGKLPMTFPRNMGQVPINYQYKSTGRPYPGDWAAKYIDSPVEPAYPFGYGQSYTSFKYSNLKLISDNLGKGVHAKVSVDVTNIGQYDGEEVVQLYIRDEAASVTRPVKELKGFQKINLKKGMTQTVIFDIRDEELGFYDNNINFIVEKGDFTIMVGGDSENLDKMLFSLK, encoded by the coding sequence ATGAAAAAAATGATTTTTTTGTGCTGTATTTTATATTCTAATTTAATAGTCGCGCAAAATATTAAATCTAAAGAAAGAGAGAAAGAGCGTTTTGTTTCCGGTTTGATGAAAAAAATGACGCTCGAGGAGAAAGTCGGGCAACTATGGCAGGTTGCAGGAGGATTTGCGACTGGACCGAATGGGAGTAATATTGGGAGTTTAAAAGTCATTGCTCAGGGAAGAATTGGCTCAGTGCTTAATGTCAGTGGCGTAAAGAATATCCGCAAGTATCAAGAGGCTGCGATGCAATCGCGGTTAAAAATACCGCTAGTATTTGGTATGGATGTTATTCACGGCTTTCGCACAGGCTTTCCTATTCCCTTAGGTGAAGCGGCTAGCTTTGATCTGGATTTGATCCAAAAAGGAGCCCATTGGACAGGAACTGCCGCTGCTGCGGCGGGATTGAACTGGACATTTGCGCCTATGGTCGACATTAGTTGGGATGCCCGCTGGGGCCGTGTTTTGGAAGGAGCAGGTGAAGATCCGTTTTACGGTTCTCAGGTAGCTGTAGCACGTGTCAGGGGACTACAAGGCGATAACCTTTCAAATACAAACACTATTATGGCCTGTGTTAAACACTTTGCAGGTTATGGCGCTCCGATTGCAGGAAAAGATTATAATAGTGTTGATATGTCAATGGGTCATTTTGCAAACTTCTATATGCCTCCATATAAGGCAGCAGCAGAGGCTGGTGCTGCGACATTTATGAGTGCTTTCAATGATTTTAATAATATACCTTCCACCGCTAACCCCTTTTTGCTGAGAAACCTATTGAAAGAGAAATGGCATTTTAAAGGCTTTGTCGTTTCGGATTGGGGATCTGTTGGTGAGTTAATGAACCATCGTGTTGCAGCTGATAAAAAAGAAGCTGCCATCAAAGCTATTTCAGCGGGTCTGGATATGGAGATGGTTTCTAATTGCTATTTCGAAAATCTAGTGGATCTGGTAAAAGAGAAAAAGGTTTCAATAGAAGTTGTGGATGATGCCGTGCAAAGAATTCTATATAAGAAATTTGAGCTAGGGTTATTTGAAGATCCCTTTCGGTATTGCGATGAAAATCGTGAAAAAGAAACTGTGGAATCTGCAAGTTCACGTGACATCGCCCGATCAATATCTGAACGTTCCATCGTGCTGTTAAAAAAGAGTGACAATATACTTCCTTTTCAAAAAGATCTAAAAAGCATAGCATTGATCGGACCACTGGCCAAATCGAAAAAAGATATGTGCGGAGCTTGGTCTACTGCTAATGTTAATAACGTGATTACTTTGCATGAAGCCATGAAAAATAGGGGAGTACAGGTCAATTATGCTGAAGGTTATGATCTGGGAAATAATAAGATTGTGAACTACGATAGTACATTATTGGCGGTTGAGAAATCAGATGTCGTCGTTGTAGCTATAGGCGAAAGAGCAAGTGAGTCGGGAGAGATGCGTTCCAAAACAGATATTTCGATTGCTGCGCAGCAACAAGAGTTGGTTTCTAGATTAATAAAAACAGGAAAACCTGTTGTAGTTTTGCTTATGTGTGGACGTCCCGTTATATTCAATGAAGTGCGGGATCAAGCACCTAATATTTTATTGACATGGTGGCTGGGAAGCGAAGCTGGCCCAGCCATTTGTAATGTTCTGTGGGGTGATTATAACCCTTCGGGCAAACTTCCAATGACTTTTCCTCGAAATATGGGGCAAGTTCCCATAAACTACCAATATAAAAGCACTGGACGTCCCTATCCTGGTGATTGGGCGGCAAAATATATCGACTCCCCAGTTGAACCAGCTTATCCTTTTGGTTATGGACAAAGTTATACCTCTTTTAAATATTCAAATCTTAAATTGATATCGGACAATCTTGGTAAAGGTGTTCACGCCAAGGTATCAGTTGATGTAACAAACATAGGTCAATATGATGGAGAAGAAGTCGTCCAACTTTATATCCGGGATGAGGCTGCTTCAGTTACAAGACCGGTGAAAGAACTGAAAGGATTCCAAAAAATAAATTTGAAAAAGGGAATGACGCAAACCGTCATTTTTGATATAAGGGATGAGGAACTTGGTTTCTATGATAATAATATAAATTTTATTGTCGAAAAGGGAGATTTTACGATTATGGTTGGCGGAGATAGTGAAAATCTAGACAAGATGCTATTTAGTTTAAAATAA
- a CDS encoding sugar-binding domain-containing protein: MKYTPIIFFVLFANSFFAFGQKKEERSRIDLSGTWQFQFEEPSKSKTSNNKAAGLSEQITLPGTTDTNKKGKENNLTTETSQLSRNYKYMGKAWYRKSVTIPKSWDKKVVTMTLERTKPTQVWVDDKLVGGSDNISTAQVYDLSAFLSPGVHDITIMVDNGQSVPKQLLSSSHAYTEATQTNWNGIIGDLFLEAKDQIHIQSLHIAPDALQKKAEITVEISDPEKLRKGMQLELHAKAWNTRRSHEAPLLKIALEKGKGIYTVIYHLGKDALLWSEFTPVLYAMEAKIKGHDKQIESFGLRDFKTSGTQFAINGQTTFLRGKHDACVFPLTGHVPMDLASWQRYFRICKEYGINHVRFHSWCPPKACFEAADIAGIYLQPELPFWGGLKRSEEYLTRFLAKEGISIQKEYGNHASFVMFALGNELSGDLDLMQEFVEKFRKVDNRHVYALGSNNFLGFKGQVPGEDYLVTCRIGGGKMYETHTRGSFSFADAPEGGIINNTYPNSTVDFSAAISAITVPVISHETGQFQVYPNYTEIGKYTGVLRADNLSIFRKRLEQAGMGDQAADFFKASGRWAALLYKADIEMDLRTKDFGGFQLLDIQDYPGQGSAYVGILDAFMESKGLIKAEEWREFCNDAVPLFVAEKFCWTNKEGLNGILKIANYSNIALKNRNLIWTLKTKNGQKVDNGQVLISSDSRGLLALGNIRPNVSELQNAVELTLSLSIEGTEYKNSYSLWLYPDKDIVSTEQKGIKVHKKLDEKMMSALEKGQRVLWFPQKEDYPGHTVGGLFQTDYWNYRMFKGICDRIGKPASPGTLGILADPQHPLFKSFPTDAHTNWQWYPIIKKSYPLIMDRMPSGYKPIVQVIDNVERNHRLGLIFEFKVGEGKLLVCMSDLEASMDKPETRQLYNSIIEYMSSEDFKPANKISQKSLQELFTADITSKDIKEVKNISYED, from the coding sequence ATGAAATATACACCAATAATTTTCTTTGTGCTCTTTGCCAACAGTTTTTTTGCCTTTGGTCAAAAAAAGGAAGAACGATCAAGAATCGATCTCAGTGGTACCTGGCAATTTCAGTTTGAGGAACCATCGAAGTCGAAAACTAGCAATAATAAAGCTGCAGGGTTGTCGGAACAGATTACACTTCCTGGAACAACAGATACCAACAAAAAAGGAAAAGAGAATAACCTGACAACTGAAACCTCCCAGTTATCAAGGAATTATAAATATATGGGCAAAGCCTGGTACCGGAAATCTGTGACTATTCCGAAATCTTGGGATAAAAAGGTGGTCACAATGACTTTGGAGCGTACTAAGCCTACACAGGTATGGGTAGATGATAAATTAGTTGGCGGCAGCGATAATATCTCTACCGCACAGGTATATGATCTTTCAGCTTTTTTATCTCCCGGAGTACATGATATCACAATTATGGTAGACAACGGTCAGAGTGTTCCCAAGCAACTTCTTTCAAGCTCCCATGCCTATACGGAAGCTACACAGACGAACTGGAATGGGATTATTGGGGATTTGTTTTTAGAAGCCAAGGATCAGATCCATATTCAGTCTTTACATATCGCTCCTGATGCACTTCAGAAAAAGGCGGAGATCACAGTTGAAATATCGGATCCGGAGAAGTTAAGAAAAGGAATGCAGCTAGAGTTGCATGCGAAGGCTTGGAACACAAGACGTTCACATGAAGCTCCTTTACTTAAAATCGCTTTAGAAAAAGGAAAAGGAATTTACACTGTAATATATCATTTGGGAAAAGACGCCTTGTTATGGAGTGAATTTACACCCGTACTGTATGCAATGGAGGCAAAGATCAAAGGCCATGACAAACAAATTGAGAGTTTTGGGCTTCGGGATTTTAAAACTTCAGGTACCCAATTTGCTATCAATGGGCAGACTACTTTTTTAAGAGGAAAACACGATGCTTGCGTTTTTCCCCTCACCGGGCACGTCCCTATGGACTTGGCTTCTTGGCAGCGCTATTTCCGGATTTGTAAGGAATATGGAATCAATCATGTTCGATTTCATTCCTGGTGCCCACCTAAGGCGTGTTTTGAAGCAGCAGACATTGCAGGTATATATCTACAGCCCGAATTACCATTTTGGGGAGGCCTAAAGCGAAGCGAAGAATATTTAACTAGATTTTTAGCGAAAGAGGGCATCTCGATCCAAAAGGAATATGGTAACCACGCCTCATTTGTAATGTTTGCCTTAGGCAATGAGCTTTCTGGAGATCTCGATCTGATGCAGGAATTTGTCGAAAAATTCAGGAAAGTGGATAATCGACATGTGTATGCTCTAGGTTCAAATAACTTTTTGGGTTTTAAAGGGCAAGTACCGGGAGAAGACTATTTGGTTACCTGTAGAATTGGTGGTGGAAAAATGTACGAAACACATACTAGAGGATCTTTTTCATTTGCTGATGCGCCTGAAGGCGGCATTATAAATAATACCTATCCAAATTCCACGGTAGATTTTTCAGCGGCGATTTCTGCTATCACGGTTCCCGTGATCAGCCACGAAACGGGACAGTTTCAGGTTTATCCCAATTATACGGAGATCGGCAAATACACTGGCGTTCTTCGGGCAGATAATTTATCCATATTCCGTAAAAGACTGGAACAGGCGGGAATGGGAGATCAGGCAGCCGATTTTTTCAAAGCGTCTGGCCGTTGGGCGGCTTTGTTGTATAAAGCCGATATTGAAATGGATCTACGTACAAAAGATTTCGGTGGTTTTCAGCTTTTGGACATACAGGATTATCCTGGGCAAGGTTCGGCCTATGTCGGAATCCTTGATGCATTTATGGAGAGCAAAGGATTAATAAAGGCCGAAGAGTGGCGGGAATTCTGTAATGACGCAGTACCTTTATTCGTTGCAGAGAAATTCTGTTGGACTAATAAAGAAGGGCTTAATGGTATTTTAAAAATTGCAAATTATTCGAACATAGCACTCAAAAATCGGAATCTGATCTGGACGTTGAAAACGAAAAATGGTCAAAAGGTTGACAATGGACAGGTATTGATATCGAGCGATTCAAGGGGATTATTAGCATTGGGAAACATTAGGCCGAATGTTTCTGAACTCCAGAATGCAGTGGAGTTGACTTTAAGCTTATCGATCGAGGGAACCGAATATAAAAATAGCTATTCACTCTGGTTATATCCCGATAAAGACATTGTTTCCACTGAACAAAAAGGAATAAAAGTCCATAAAAAGCTGGACGAAAAGATGATGTCTGCATTGGAAAAAGGTCAACGTGTATTATGGTTTCCACAGAAGGAAGATTATCCCGGACATACTGTTGGAGGATTGTTCCAGACAGATTATTGGAATTACCGAATGTTTAAAGGTATATGTGATCGTATTGGTAAACCGGCATCGCCGGGAACTTTGGGAATTCTAGCCGATCCACAACATCCACTGTTTAAATCTTTTCCAACTGATGCGCATACCAATTGGCAGTGGTATCCAATCATTAAAAAGAGCTATCCGCTGATTATGGACCGTATGCCATCTGGCTATAAACCCATTGTTCAGGTGATCGATAATGTTGAACGTAACCACCGTTTAGGGCTTATTTTTGAATTTAAAGTTGGCGAAGGCAAGCTATTGGTTTGTATGTCCGACCTGGAAGCGTCGATGGATAAGCCAGAAACCCGCCAGCTATATAATAGCATAATCGAATATATGTCTTCTGAAGATTTTAAACCAGCAAATAAGATAAGCCAAAAATCGCTACAAGAACTATTTACAGCCGATATCACTTCAAAAGATATTAAAGAAGTGAAAAACATTTCGTATGAGGACTAG